The Corvus moneduloides isolate bCorMon1 chromosome 5, bCorMon1.pri, whole genome shotgun sequence genome includes a region encoding these proteins:
- the ARSJ gene encoding arylsulfatase J isoform X2: MELRALPSSPFPMRCAPGIQQDPMCPLQTYQIHTGLQHSIIRPTQPNCLPLDNVTLPQKLKEVGYSTHMVGKWHLGFYRRECMPTQRGFDSFFGSLLGSGDYYTHFKCDSPGICGYDLYENDNAAWDHDNGIYSTQMYTQKVQQILASHNPRKPIFLYIAYQAVHSPLQAPGRYFEHYRSINNINRRRYAAMLACLDEAINNVTLALRKYGYYENSIIIYSSDNGGQPMAGGSNWPLRGSKGTYWEGGIRAVGFVHSPLLKNKGSVCKELVHITDWFPTLITLAEGQIDEDIQLDGYDVWETISEGRRSPRVDILHNIDPIYTKAKNGSWAAGYGIWNTAIQSAIRVNHWKLLTGNPGYSDWVPPQAFSNAGPNRWHNERVSWSAGKTVWLFNITADPYERVDLSARHPEVVKQLLRRLSQFNKTAVPVRYPPKDPRSNPKLNGGVWGPWFKEDEKKKKSDKSKGANKQKKSKNKKKANQKKGQSFHCRSRLAGG, from the coding sequence GTACCAGATCCACACGGGGCTGCAGCACTCCATCATCCGGCCGACGCAGCCCAACTGCTTACCTCTGGATAACGTCACGCTACCTCAGAAGCTCAAGGAGGTCGGGTACTCCACTCACATGGTGGGCAAGTGGCACCTGGGCTTCTACCGCAGGGAATGCATGCCCACGCAGAGGGGGTTCGACTCCTTCTTCGGCTCGCTCCTGGGCAGCGGCGACTACTACACCCACTTCAAGTGCGACAGCCCCGGGATATGCGGCTACGACCTGTATGAGAACGACAACGCCGCCTGGGACCATGACAATGGCATCTACTCCACACAGATGTACACGCAGAAAGTGCAGCAGATCCTGGCTTCTCATAACCCCAGGAAACCCATATTCCTGTATATTGCCTACCAAGCTGTCCATTCGCCTCTTCAGGCACCGGGCAGGTATTTTGAACATTACCGCTCGATAAACAACATCAATAGGCGGCGATACGCAGCCATGCTGGCCTGCTTGGATGAGGCCATAAATAACGTGACCCTGGCTCTGAGGAAGTATGGCTACTACGAGAACAGCATTATCATTTATTCTTCTGATAACGGTGGGCAGCCAATGGCCGGAGGCAGTAACTGGCCTCTCCGAGGAAGCAAAGGCACCTATTGGGAAGGAGGTATCCGCGCTGTTGGGTTTGTGCACAGCCcccttctgaaaaacaaaggatCTGTGTGCAAGGAGCTGGTGCACATCACGGACTGGTTCCCCACGCTGATCACCCTGGCGGAGGGGCAGATCGATGAAGACATCCAGCTGGACGGCTACGATGTGTGGGAGACCATCAGCGAGGGCAGGCGTTCCCCGCGGGTGGACATCCTGCACAACATCGACCCGATCTACACCAAAGCCAAGAACGGCTCCTGGGCCGCTGGCTATGGCATCTGGAACACTGCCATCCAGTCTGCCATCAGAGTGAATCACTGGAAACTGCTGACGGGAAACCCGGGATACAGCGACTGGGTGCCTCCACAGGCCTTCAGCAACGCGGGTCCCAACCGCTGGCACAACGAGCGCGTCTCCTGGTCAGCCGGGAAAACCGTGTGGCTCTTCAACATCACGGCCGACCCCTATGAGCGCGTGGACCTGTCTGCCAGGCACCCAGAGGtggtgaagcagctgctgcGGAGGCTCTCGCAGTTCAACAAGACAGCGGTGCCTGTCCGCTACCCGCCCAAGGACCCTCGCAGTAACCCCAAGCTCAACGGAGGAGTCTGGGGGCCGTGGTTTAAggaggatgaaaagaaaaagaaatcagataaAAGCAAAGGTGCGAATAAGCAGAAGAAGagcaagaacaagaaaaaagcaaatcagaaaaAGGGGCAGTCGTTTCATTGCCGGTCACGTCTTGCTGGTGGGTAA